The sequence TAACTTGTCAGATATAATCACGTGATTGATATCTCAACCAAGAAAAGGCAGGGACTTACTTAACCTAGATAATAAGACTCCGTAtggtataaaattatcctttaatgaaattattaggTGTTTTGATAGTTTTTAAAAACTCAAGATAGTATAACTCTATACTGATACGGTATCATGGTAGTTTGGTAATTAGTAGGTTAAATTAGGGTCCTTTATGTCATTGGGTATGTGTATTTAGCCCTAACTTTCTTTGTGTTAGAGCAGTCAATGATTATGAATATTGTGTAATCTTTCTCATAGAGAGAGTTGTAAGGATCGATCCTTGAAGGATTGTTCCATATACAAAATGAGGCTCTTATACGATGCAtgtcgtataatattaaaacacctcaCACTCGCTTTAATTTTATACGGAGCGTATAGGATAAGAGATAACAtgacaaatgacaaaaacaccctctttaaaaaaacaaaccctAGCCACTTACCATTTTATACATTGCATatactttttcaaaaaaatttcgcCACACTAGCCACAAAAATCTAACGATTTgttatctttaatttttcataagaattgataaaagaaaaaaataattaaaacatagtaattattttagttgagGGTAGTTCAGACATATTACCTCATATCTTATACTGTCATTTTGTCTAACAATAAACCAAACATTgtattatataaaaattatactatACAACCCTAATACcagtttttttcaaacactagatAGAATTCAATTATACATTCACTTATCCGATGATTAACTTATACATTGGATAgcaaaattatactatcctatacgaATCTCCAAACAGAGCCTGAAGGAATAAATTAATTCGGCCACTGCTAGATGTTTGGACTGTGATTGGGCCTATATTCCTAGTGGGCCGAAAGCATGAGTTTAAAGCATGGAACTTGTGATCAGTCTGGCACGACATGAGGCGCTTCAACGAGAAGTAATTCTCTGAGCCTGTAGTTCCAATTTCAAGACATGTTTCTTCTTTATGACGTCTTGAAAATTTGAAGAGACACTGTGTTCCGCATATATATCTCGAGGAACTGGGCATTGACTGTGGCACTTTGTTATCCCGGATGTCATTGATTGCGAGCTGGGCTATATAAGGAGTACACATGTTCAGTAGGTTTTCTCAAATAATTCTGGGATCGAAATGAGGAGTTTTGAGAAATTAGTGAGGATGATCTTTCCATTGCAGAGAATTTTACAAAATCTAGAAATAGGTGAGAGAGGGCATTCCTCCTCAGAAAAACCAATGTCTCGCAATAGTTGCTGCGTATGAGGAAGCAAGTCCAGGCTATGTGGTGCCATTGAAGACCTCGTATACTCCTATCCGAAAAAAGTGTTTAATTTTGCTTGATTGTTTTAGAAGACCTAGAAAATATTTTAGGTTAAGTTGCATGTGGAAATATACCTGGAATACCTGAATTGTTAGACATTAATTTAAAAGATTACAAGGTTGATTGCCACACAAAGAAAATACATTAGAAATTAAGTTCCCTAGTATATAGGCTGGAAGTAATATCAACACCAAAGGACATTGAACGGAGCCGACAACCCCTCGACCGATATGGTTAAGACATATACTCGACTTGGTGATACCCAAATTCGAATCCCCATCCCGCTTACTTACAAAAAAAGACGACATTAAACGGCAGATGAGTCATGAAGTCACCTAAAAAACAAGTTATGAAACACTAAGAAAGTGCAAGAAAGATTGAGATCCCTAAATTGAAGCAAATAATAGCAGCAGATTCTTCAATTCTTAGAAGGGAGAGACGCCTACATTAGCAGTAGTTGTAGTGGAGAAATTATCTTTCATCAGGACAACCTCTCCTTCCTACACAAACAAATAATTAACTCCAAAAACAGTAAATTGAGTCATATAATATGGTAATTGTGATTGTTCAATATTAATGTGTAATATGAGAGGGGTGCGTTGGTTACCTGGGTGAGCACGTTAGCCCTCTTTGCAGTCTGGTCAGGCATGAGACCAAAGTGAATATGTGGAAAGTGGGCCCACTGACATAATAAAGACAAAATAAGTTCAGTAAAAGGGAATCCTCTCCTCTAgaagaaaccctaaaactcatattataaaaataataaaaaccctaatttggtaaaagaagaagaaaattaagaaacCCTAAATGAGAATTTCTTGAATCTCTTACATTCTTTGCCGCTGCACTAAATGCTTCTCTGTGTGTTATATCTGGATTTCCAGCCTTGATGCGTTGGATCTCGTCCCTGCCCAATATTTCACATAGATTAACAACAAAttacgtatgtatatatatatatatattacatttatGGTATTATAAATACTTTCtgtaataaaataagaaattgaAGTTAGCATATTTATTGTGAGTTTGAAATGATGACTCACTTGATGAATCGGTTGTACGCAGAGGGCACTCTCTGTCTCTTCTCCGGGgctgacacacacacatatacagaGACACATTAAAATCACTTGCTGCTAACTTTTAgtgcatttttttgt is a genomic window of Tripterygium wilfordii isolate XIE 37 chromosome 16, ASM1340144v1, whole genome shotgun sequence containing:
- the LOC119980820 gene encoding axial regulator YABBY 1-like isoform X1, translated to MSSSSSSTSTLSSLNHNLPPPSEQLCYVHCSICDTVLAVSVPSTSLFKTVTVRCGHCTNLLPANMRGLLFSPSNQFHLGHSFFTPSHHNLMEEIIPNPSQHNLPFNQTSASDFAMPNRGVADEIPRPPFINRPPEKRQRVPSAYNRFIKDEIQRIKAGNPDITHREAFSAAAKNWAHFPHIHFGLMPDQTAKRANVLTQEGEVVLMKDNFSTTTTANRDGDSNLGITKSSICLNHIGRGVVGSVQCPLVLILLPAYILGNLISNVFSLCGNQPCNLLN